Part of the Geobacter pickeringii genome, GACCCGGCATCAACTGGGCACCGACCGCAATCCCCTCTTCCCGCAGGACCGAGAACGCCCGTTCCGTATCGGCAGCGTTGTGCCCCCGGCCGGAAGCGGCCAGGACACGGTCGTCCATCGACTGCACCCCCAGCTCGACGGTCGTCACGCCGTGGTCGCGAAGAAAGCGGGCGGACTCGCCGTCGACCGCATCGGGACGCGTGGAGATGCGGACGGAGGCAATCACTTGCGCGGCGAGAAGCGGCTGCAGTACGCCGAGCAGCCGTTGCTGCTCGGTGCGGGGGATACTGGTGAACGTTCCGCCGTAAAAGGCAACCTCCACCGGACGTCCCCCGCGGGAAACGGCAGCGGCGGCAACGGCGGCGCGCAGCTCCTCGTCCGCCGGGAACTCCCCCCCCCGTCCGCTGATCGTCCGCTGATCGCAGAAGACGCAGCGATGGGGACACCCCTGGTGCGAGATGAAAAAGGGGACGATGAGCGGCTTCATCGCACCGTGGCGCGGCCGGAGGCGGCAAGCCGGGCAAGCCCCTCGCGGGCAGCCGCCTGCTCGGCCTCTTTTTTGTTTCGACCGCACCCCTCCCCCACCTGTTCCCCCTCGACAAAGGCCGCCACGGTGAAGCGCTGGTCGTGGGGGGGACCGCTCGTGGAGAGAAGCCGGTAGACGGGGGGAGCGCCGCAGAGCGCCTGAACCGCTTCCTGAAACTCGGTCTTGTGGTCGCGGCCCGACGTCCCTTCCGCCACGCCGGGGAGAAGCGGCACGAAAGCCTCCTCCACGATGCGGCCGGCAGGTTCCGGACCACCGTCCAGGTAGACGGCGGCCAGCAGTGCCTCGAACGCGTCGGCGAGGAGCGATTTGCGCTCCCGGCCGCCGCTGCGCTCCTCCCCTCTCCCGAGCCGGAGGTACGCCCCGATGCCAAGGTCCCGCCCCAGTCCCGCCAGTGTATCCTCGCCGACCAGGGAGGCTTTCATCCGGGCGAGCTCCCCCTCCCGGCTTTCGGGAAACCGCTCCAGCAGCAGCCGGCCGACGAGAAAACCGAGAACGGCGTCGCCGAAGAATTCAAGCCGCTCATTGTCCTTCACCGCGGGATCACGCGCCTCGTTCACGTAGGAACGGTGGGTCAGCGCCTCAGCGAGAAGGGAGCGATTGGCGAACGAGTAACCGATACGCCGCTCAAGGCCCGCCGGATCGCCATCTGCTGCCCCATTGCGGG contains:
- the rnc gene encoding ribonuclease III translates to MREPSDQPRNGAADGDPAGLERRIGYSFANRSLLAEALTHRSYVNEARDPAVKDNERLEFFGDAVLGFLVGRLLLERFPESREGELARMKASLVGEDTLAGLGRDLGIGAYLRLGRGEERSGGRERKSLLADAFEALLAAVYLDGGPEPAGRIVEEAFVPLLPGVAEGTSGRDHKTEFQEAVQALCGAPPVYRLLSTSGPPHDQRFTVAAFVEGEQVGEGCGRNKKEAEQAAAREGLARLAASGRATVR